A part of Variovorax sp. HW608 genomic DNA contains:
- a CDS encoding Bug family tripartite tricarboxylate transporter substrate binding protein: MTSRRLFLSAALAAGTLATLGMPSLARAEGYPDKPVKLVVPFPPGGITDVIARNLANHAQQAMGQPMIVDNRPGGGGVIATDLVAKAPADGHTVLLAAIGQAVVNKHLFKKLPYDPNADLAPVSLIAQGPNVLVVNASSPYKTVADLLAAAKKSPEMLTFGTYGNGSSPHLQAALLMQRTGARFTHIPYKGSAPAMNDLLGGQTTFMFDSLITSLQNIRAGKLRPLAVTSPKRSLLLPDVPTFAEAGVSDFSFMAWYGIHVPGKTPPKVIERLHREIDEFTHNPAVARQFADQGLELTSSSPADYARFLASEDKTWGAVIQQAGITID; encoded by the coding sequence ATGACATCCCGACGCCTCTTTCTTTCGGCCGCGCTCGCTGCCGGGACCCTTGCCACCCTCGGCATGCCTTCCCTGGCCAGGGCCGAGGGCTACCCCGACAAGCCCGTGAAGCTTGTCGTGCCTTTCCCGCCGGGCGGCATCACGGACGTGATCGCACGCAACCTCGCCAACCATGCTCAGCAGGCCATGGGGCAGCCCATGATCGTGGACAACCGGCCCGGCGGTGGTGGCGTGATCGCGACCGACCTGGTTGCCAAGGCGCCGGCGGACGGCCACACGGTGCTGCTCGCAGCCATCGGCCAGGCCGTGGTCAACAAGCATCTGTTCAAGAAGCTGCCCTACGACCCGAACGCGGACCTCGCGCCCGTGTCGCTGATCGCGCAAGGCCCCAACGTCCTCGTCGTGAACGCTTCGAGCCCGTACAAGACGGTGGCGGACCTGCTCGCGGCGGCGAAGAAGTCGCCGGAAATGCTCACCTTCGGGACCTACGGCAACGGCTCGTCGCCGCATCTCCAAGCGGCGTTGCTGATGCAGCGGACCGGCGCCCGGTTCACGCACATCCCGTACAAAGGCTCAGCGCCGGCGATGAACGATCTGCTCGGCGGGCAGACTACCTTCATGTTCGACAGTCTCATCACATCGCTGCAGAACATCCGCGCCGGCAAGCTGCGTCCGCTGGCGGTCACTTCGCCCAAGCGCAGTCTGCTCCTGCCCGACGTGCCGACCTTCGCGGAAGCAGGCGTTTCGGACTTCAGCTTCATGGCGTGGTATGGCATCCATGTGCCCGGCAAGACACCGCCGAAGGTGATCGAACGCCTGCACCGGGAGATCGACGAGTTCACGCACAACCCCGCGGTCGCGAGGCAGTTCGCCGATCAGGGGCTCGAGCTGACCTCGAGTTCCCCGGCCGACTACGCGCGCTTCCTCGCGTCGGAAGACAAGACATGGGGCGCGGTCATCCAGCAGGCCGGCATCACCATCGATTGA
- a CDS encoding NAD(P)H-dependent flavin oxidoreductase: MEHEFQTKNFLFFGAPCMQSQFSTPITDLFGTRLPIVAGGLQWLANADYVAAAAKAGVMGFITASSHATTAGLRDEIARCQDLAGDLPFGVNVSMLPAPAAGERVQETFEEIMRAGVRFVETSGRNPEPYLPLLHGAGIKVLHKAPSVRHALKAQSIGVDAVSVVGAECGGHPGVDLVGSIVQGALAGRGLDIPVLLGGGIGTGAQVMAALALGVDGVTIGTRFLVAEEIWAHRQYKEVLVRSRETDTALIMQSVRNTVRAFRNETTDLVNELERSHGGDFEVLRPHVSGQLGRKVYETGDSRNGALSLGQAVAFADRVEPLADIVARIEKEMREALSSLSRFGLSSPSLDD; the protein is encoded by the coding sequence ATGGAACATGAGTTCCAAACGAAGAACTTTTTATTTTTTGGAGCTCCCTGTATGCAATCACAGTTCAGCACCCCGATCACCGACCTGTTCGGCACCCGCCTTCCCATCGTGGCCGGGGGGCTTCAATGGCTGGCCAATGCCGACTACGTTGCTGCGGCCGCCAAGGCGGGCGTGATGGGTTTCATCACCGCGTCGAGCCATGCGACGACGGCGGGATTGCGTGACGAGATCGCGCGCTGCCAGGACTTGGCGGGCGACCTGCCTTTCGGCGTCAACGTCTCGATGCTTCCTGCGCCCGCGGCGGGCGAGCGTGTGCAAGAGACCTTCGAAGAAATCATGCGCGCCGGCGTTCGCTTCGTCGAGACCTCCGGTCGCAATCCCGAGCCCTATCTTCCGCTGCTGCACGGGGCCGGCATCAAGGTGCTGCACAAGGCGCCGTCGGTGCGCCATGCGCTCAAGGCGCAGTCGATCGGCGTGGATGCCGTCTCCGTGGTGGGTGCAGAGTGCGGCGGTCATCCCGGCGTCGATCTCGTCGGCTCGATCGTGCAGGGCGCACTCGCCGGCAGGGGGCTCGACATTCCCGTGCTTCTGGGTGGCGGCATCGGTACGGGTGCGCAGGTCATGGCGGCGCTCGCGCTCGGTGTCGATGGTGTGACCATCGGCACGCGCTTCCTGGTCGCCGAGGAAATCTGGGCGCATCGCCAGTACAAGGAAGTGCTCGTGCGTTCGCGCGAGACCGACACCGCGTTGATCATGCAGAGCGTGCGCAACACTGTTCGCGCCTTCCGCAACGAGACCACGGACCTGGTGAACGAACTGGAGCGCTCGCACGGCGGCGATTTCGAAGTCCTGCGCCCGCATGTCTCGGGCCAACTCGGACGCAAGGTTTACGAGACGGGCGATAGCCGGAACGGCGCGCTGTCGCTGGGCCAGGCTGTGGCCTTCGCCGATCGCGTCGAGCCGCTCGCCGACATCGTCGCGCGTATCGAGAAGGAGATGCGCGAGGCGCTCTCGTCGCTCTCGCGCTTCGGCCTTTCTTCCCCGTCCCTCGATGACTGA
- a CDS encoding IclR family transcriptional regulator: MKASRTSPPARQAEEIDKDQVSALARGLQLLDAFRSSERFLTVQDLVERSSLPKATVSRLAHTLAANGYLEYLEDQGQFYLGARVISLGFSALGALRVRQVARPFMRELAESCSASVGIGSRDRHTMLYIENAASAANQNFRLNIGSRVPLATSAMGRAYYCGLNEREREQLLSELSQRAGADFRQIKASLDAGLKSYAALGFCISAGEWQSDVNAVGVPFRPADGTVVLGFNCCGPAFQLPERDLREKWGPRLVNMVRNVEAATSSL; the protein is encoded by the coding sequence ATGAAAGCATCCAGGACTTCACCGCCAGCCCGGCAAGCCGAAGAGATCGACAAGGATCAAGTCTCCGCGCTCGCACGCGGACTCCAGCTGCTCGATGCGTTCCGTTCGTCCGAGCGATTCCTGACGGTGCAGGACCTGGTGGAACGGAGCAGCCTTCCCAAGGCGACGGTGTCACGCCTGGCGCATACGCTGGCGGCCAACGGCTACCTCGAGTATTTGGAGGACCAAGGCCAGTTCTACTTGGGCGCACGCGTGATCTCGCTGGGTTTCTCGGCTCTGGGGGCGCTGCGCGTGCGCCAGGTCGCACGACCCTTCATGCGCGAGCTGGCCGAGAGCTGCTCGGCCTCGGTGGGCATCGGCTCGCGCGATCGCCACACCATGCTCTACATCGAGAACGCGGCCAGCGCGGCCAACCAGAACTTCAGGCTCAACATCGGCTCGCGCGTCCCGCTGGCCACCTCCGCGATGGGGCGCGCCTATTACTGCGGGTTGAACGAACGTGAACGCGAGCAACTGCTGTCCGAGCTGTCGCAACGCGCCGGTGCCGACTTCCGGCAGATCAAGGCCTCTTTGGATGCGGGCCTGAAGAGCTATGCCGCACTCGGCTTCTGCATCTCGGCCGGTGAATGGCAAAGCGACGTCAATGCGGTCGGCGTGCCCTTCCGGCCTGCAGACGGCACGGTCGTCCTTGGCTTCAATTGCTGCGGTCCGGCTTTCCAGCTGCCCGAGCGCGACTTGCGCGAGAAGTGGGGTCCGCGTCTGGTGAACATGGTGCGCAATGTCGAGGCGGCCACTTCATCCCTCTGA
- a CDS encoding class I adenylate-forming enzyme family protein, with protein MTTPAFLRLHDVPARWATQTPDAVALLEDRRTLTYAQLQRAIDDAKAALTGLNVAPSQRVLLVAENCVALVAFAFAASRLGASFVLVNARLSAPEIDAIVEHAQPQAEVYIDAGFKEGVAHALRRGAMPLDCGRAGPVRALAAARSFEPQPDDVAALIYTSGSTGKPKGVMLTHAGLLFVATTLANFRKLSPEDRSYGVLPMSHTMGLTSVLLSTLVAGGSVLLSPRFEVEALLEAIETQGLTLFQGVQAMHTALLAHLRRHGRTLQLGQLRYVYAGGSPLDPTLKAEVEALFGLPMHNGYGLTESSPTLCHSRFGEHREDASVGPPIPGVAIRIVDAEGKDVAPGESGELWASGPGAMRGYFRDPEATRAALCGPWLRTGDIARQDADGSVFLVGRIKDIIIRSGFNVYPAEVEAALNAHPAVAQSAVVGREVERNEEVIAFVQPRPGQPLDSATLLAFLKDRISPYKRPSQIVILDALPTMTNGKVERTALKKMASALPQQRPQTVPST; from the coding sequence ATGACAACCCCTGCATTCCTGCGCCTTCACGACGTGCCTGCGCGGTGGGCCACGCAGACGCCCGACGCCGTCGCGCTGCTGGAGGACCGCCGGACCCTCACCTACGCCCAGCTCCAGCGCGCCATCGACGACGCGAAGGCCGCGCTCACGGGACTCAATGTTGCGCCTTCGCAGCGCGTGCTGCTCGTGGCGGAGAACTGCGTGGCCCTGGTGGCGTTTGCGTTCGCGGCCAGCCGCCTTGGCGCCTCGTTCGTGCTGGTCAACGCGCGACTCTCGGCGCCGGAGATCGACGCTATCGTCGAGCATGCGCAGCCGCAGGCGGAGGTCTACATCGACGCCGGTTTCAAGGAAGGCGTCGCGCATGCGCTGCGGCGTGGCGCAATGCCGCTGGATTGCGGCCGGGCAGGCCCCGTGCGAGCGCTTGCCGCTGCGCGGAGCTTCGAGCCTCAGCCCGACGATGTGGCGGCGCTCATCTACACCTCCGGCTCCACGGGCAAGCCCAAGGGCGTGATGCTGACGCATGCGGGGCTGTTGTTCGTGGCGACCACCCTCGCCAACTTCCGGAAGCTGTCGCCCGAGGACCGCAGCTATGGCGTGCTTCCCATGTCGCACACGATGGGGCTGACGAGCGTCCTGCTCAGCACGCTCGTCGCCGGTGGCTCGGTGCTGTTGAGCCCGCGCTTCGAGGTCGAGGCGCTGCTCGAAGCGATCGAGACGCAGGGGCTCACGCTCTTCCAGGGCGTGCAGGCTATGCACACGGCACTGCTGGCACACCTCCGGCGCCACGGCCGCACCTTGCAACTAGGCCAACTGAGATACGTCTATGCGGGCGGCTCGCCGCTCGACCCCACGCTGAAAGCCGAGGTGGAGGCGCTCTTCGGCCTTCCGATGCACAACGGCTACGGCCTCACCGAGAGTTCGCCGACACTCTGCCATTCGCGCTTCGGCGAGCATCGCGAGGATGCCTCGGTCGGTCCGCCGATCCCGGGCGTCGCCATTCGCATCGTGGATGCCGAAGGCAAGGATGTGGCGCCCGGGGAATCCGGTGAACTCTGGGCGAGCGGCCCCGGCGCCATGCGCGGATACTTCCGCGATCCGGAGGCCACGCGGGCCGCCCTGTGCGGGCCGTGGCTGCGCACCGGGGACATCGCGCGCCAGGATGCGGACGGCAGCGTCTTTCTCGTCGGCCGCATCAAGGACATCATCATCCGCTCGGGCTTCAACGTCTATCCGGCGGAGGTTGAGGCGGCGCTCAACGCGCATCCGGCGGTCGCGCAGTCCGCGGTGGTCGGTCGCGAGGTCGAACGCAACGAAGAGGTGATCGCCTTTGTGCAGCCCCGCCCCGGCCAGCCCCTCGATAGCGCGACATTGCTCGCCTTCCTGAAGGACCGCATCTCGCCCTACAAGCGGCCGTCGCAGATCGTGATTCTCGATGCGCTGCCGACCATGACCAACGGCAAGGTGGAGCGCACCGCCCTCAAGAAGATGGCGAGCGCCCTGCCGCAGCAGCGACCACAGACCGTTCCGTCGACCTAA
- a CDS encoding iron-containing alcohol dehydrogenase, protein MRQGSFSIPPMERVFFGRPYVEVVMEEVERLGAQRVFLLVSNTLNNKTGEIRKMQDALGSRFAAIYDDIPAHIPRDAVLRAAAIARAAKADLIVTIGGGSITDAGKNVQLCLEHDITELDQFEPFRLKTDPVTSVVEAPVFRGPTVRQIAVPTTLSGGEFHQSGGSNDPVKKLKQSIRNPLMIPRTVVFDPALTMHTPLGLWLSTGMRAVDHAVESFYSPYGSPFVDGTSLQALRVLPDALKRTKRDPDDLEARADAQAGMWLSQMGMWSLVPMGASHGIGHVLAGTFHVPHGHCTCITLPAVLRFNKPVTEAKQKLLSEALGDARRETADLVAAFIDELEMPNRLHKVGVQRSDFALVAKNALLDRWTHSNPRKFRSEQEIVDLLETVA, encoded by the coding sequence ATGCGTCAAGGTTCCTTCAGCATTCCCCCGATGGAGCGCGTCTTCTTCGGCCGTCCGTACGTCGAGGTCGTGATGGAAGAGGTTGAGCGTCTCGGCGCGCAGCGCGTCTTCCTTCTGGTAAGCAACACGCTCAACAACAAGACGGGCGAGATCCGCAAGATGCAGGACGCGCTCGGCAGCCGCTTCGCCGCGATCTACGACGACATCCCGGCGCACATTCCGCGCGATGCGGTGCTGCGCGCCGCGGCCATCGCGCGCGCGGCAAAGGCCGACCTGATCGTGACGATCGGCGGCGGCTCGATCACCGATGCGGGGAAGAACGTTCAGCTGTGCCTCGAACACGACATCACCGAACTGGACCAGTTCGAACCCTTCCGGCTCAAGACCGATCCCGTCACGAGCGTCGTCGAGGCGCCGGTGTTCCGCGGCCCGACGGTGCGCCAGATTGCGGTCCCGACAACGCTGTCGGGCGGTGAGTTCCACCAAAGCGGCGGCTCCAACGATCCCGTCAAGAAGCTCAAGCAAAGCATCCGCAATCCGCTGATGATTCCGCGCACCGTGGTCTTCGATCCGGCGCTCACGATGCACACGCCGCTCGGCCTCTGGCTGTCGACTGGCATGCGTGCCGTAGATCATGCGGTGGAGTCGTTCTATTCGCCCTATGGCAGCCCGTTTGTCGACGGCACTTCGCTGCAGGCGCTGCGCGTGCTGCCCGATGCGCTCAAACGCACGAAGCGCGACCCCGACGACCTGGAGGCACGCGCCGACGCGCAGGCCGGCATGTGGCTCTCGCAGATGGGCATGTGGTCGCTGGTGCCGATGGGCGCGAGCCACGGCATCGGCCATGTGCTCGCGGGCACCTTCCATGTGCCGCATGGGCATTGCACCTGCATCACCCTGCCCGCGGTACTGCGCTTCAATAAGCCGGTGACCGAGGCCAAGCAGAAGCTACTGAGCGAGGCACTCGGCGACGCGCGGCGCGAGACGGCCGACCTCGTCGCGGCGTTCATCGACGAACTGGAGATGCCCAACCGGCTGCACAAGGTCGGCGTGCAGCGATCCGACTTCGCGCTCGTCGCGAAAAACGCCCTGCTCGACCGCTGGACCCACAGCAATCCGCGCAAGTTCAGGAGCGAGCAGGAGATCGTCGACCTGCTCGAGACGGTTGCCTGA
- a CDS encoding enoyl-CoA hydratase-related protein has translation MAHYETLRLEIDDGLATLTLARPETLNALSPQMLAELRTALKAVIASPARCLVLTGEGRAFGSGADLQAPRDGLEPNDPDEFLRDWFAPPFRLLAELEIPTIAAVNGPCAGASMGLALTCDIVIASQSAYFLQPFVNIGLVPDLGSSWLLPQALGRARATGLMMLGERLPAEDAAAWGLIWKTVPDSHLRTIVQATARKLVDGPSQSPGMIKKLIARSLRNGLEEQMRVEIEMQRVALRSTDHIEARAAFREKRPPQFIR, from the coding sequence ATGGCGCACTACGAAACCCTGCGGCTGGAGATCGACGACGGTCTCGCCACGCTGACGCTGGCCCGCCCCGAGACTTTGAATGCCTTGAGCCCGCAGATGCTGGCGGAGCTGCGCACTGCGCTCAAGGCAGTGATTGCATCGCCGGCCCGTTGCCTGGTGCTGACCGGCGAAGGCCGAGCGTTCGGCAGCGGCGCCGATCTTCAGGCGCCACGCGACGGCCTGGAGCCGAACGACCCGGACGAGTTCCTGCGCGACTGGTTCGCACCGCCGTTCCGCCTGTTGGCCGAGCTGGAGATTCCCACGATTGCCGCAGTCAACGGCCCGTGCGCCGGGGCCAGCATGGGCCTCGCGCTCACCTGCGACATCGTGATCGCATCGCAGTCGGCTTACTTCCTGCAGCCCTTCGTCAACATCGGACTGGTTCCGGACCTCGGATCGAGCTGGCTTCTGCCGCAAGCCCTCGGGCGGGCGCGGGCCACCGGTCTGATGATGCTCGGAGAGAGACTGCCTGCGGAAGATGCCGCGGCCTGGGGCCTGATCTGGAAGACCGTGCCCGACAGCCACCTTCGCACCATCGTTCAGGCGACAGCGCGCAAACTCGTCGACGGCCCCAGCCAGAGCCCCGGCATGATCAAGAAGCTGATCGCGCGATCGCTGCGCAATGGCCTCGAGGAGCAGATGCGCGTCGAGATCGAGATGCAACGCGTCGCACTGCGAAGCACCGATCACATCGAGGCGCGCGCGGCATTCAGGGAAAAGCGTCCGCCGCAGTTCATCCGCTGA